A part of Gramella sp. MAR_2010_147 genomic DNA contains:
- a CDS encoding YciI family protein, translating into MQEFLLLLKGDGMNHLSPDELQKTMDHCTNWINEMGEQYLGGQRLEDKGAFLGSKNAEVITDGPFLEAKEIIAGYFKVHAKDQEEAIKLARKSPFLDLYTIEVRPIASPKM; encoded by the coding sequence ATGCAGGAATTTCTATTATTGTTAAAAGGAGACGGAATGAACCATCTTTCACCAGATGAACTCCAGAAGACCATGGATCATTGCACCAATTGGATCAATGAAATGGGCGAGCAATACCTTGGTGGTCAAAGACTGGAAGACAAAGGAGCGTTTCTTGGCTCCAAGAATGCTGAAGTAATCACCGACGGACCATTTCTGGAAGCCAAAGAAATTATAGCCGGTTACTTTAAAGTACATGCTAAAGATCAGGAAGAAGCAATTAAACTAGCCAGAAAATCACCCTTTCTTGATCTTTACACTATTGAAGTAAGACCTATCGCTTCTCCAAAAATGTAA
- a CDS encoding DUF2461 domain-containing protein yields the protein MDFKTLFNFLRELNKNNNKEWMDEHRKEYYEVRDFYIAWLNQLDIKLAKIDSNYAPTTGKQAINRINNNLLFHPNKPVYKDHFGAGLDKEKGKGDFYIHIGIKESFVAGGIYKPKKDRLDNIRAAIDYNGEEFKKILNKTSFKETFGGLMDAEKLKTSPKGFSKDHEHIELLRNKSFAVMHSLTQKEILKDDFQEKLIDIYMEMLPFRNYLNNAVSV from the coding sequence ATGGACTTCAAGACGTTATTTAATTTCCTTCGTGAACTTAATAAGAACAACAATAAGGAATGGATGGATGAACACAGGAAGGAGTATTATGAGGTAAGAGATTTTTATATAGCCTGGTTAAATCAATTGGATATTAAACTTGCAAAAATTGATTCCAACTATGCGCCTACTACTGGAAAACAGGCAATTAATAGAATTAACAATAATCTATTATTTCATCCAAACAAACCTGTTTATAAAGATCACTTTGGAGCTGGTCTGGACAAAGAAAAAGGAAAAGGAGATTTTTATATTCACATTGGAATAAAGGAAAGTTTCGTAGCAGGTGGGATTTACAAACCAAAGAAGGACAGGCTTGATAATATTAGAGCTGCGATAGATTATAATGGAGAAGAATTTAAAAAGATACTGAACAAAACTTCGTTTAAAGAGACTTTTGGAGGCTTGATGGATGCTGAAAAATTAAAAACTTCGCCTAAAGGATTTTCTAAAGATCATGAACATATAGAGCTTTTAAGAAATAAGAGCTTCGCGGTAATGCATTCGCTTACCCAGAAGGAAATTTTGAAAGATGATTTTCAGGAGAAACTCATTGATATCTATATGGAAATGCTACCTTTCAGAAATTACTTAAATAATGCGGTGAGTGTTTAA
- a CDS encoding M56 family metallopeptidase, with product MESFLIYLFKASALLGIFFLCYLLLLQKETSFQLNRKYLLAGLTISFILPAIYFTRKVYIQANTASYDFLAEATEISYTPIQNSTDWWQITGIIYIVITGFFILRLGLQLRAVLKIILTHSFYKNSGLRYLENSENQLPFSFFNYIIFNPEKHSVKELELILEHEKVHARQLHSVDVLIVNLLCCILWFNPFAWLYKKLVEQNLEFIADRETVDNKAEIKEYQRALVKVSTADLKPALTNHFYQSFIKKRILMLNKKSSTQSPAWKVSFVMPLLLAFMLLFNVNTEAQVVTEQGNQANSEKTEKSEAPEEMEIEEEIEINEKAEAPETEIEIHESPEITWTTATRNRGNGFSDLGNDPLYILNGEKFKASKLKNKYIGLNSGIEILVGDEAVNQYGEDAKNGVIIIPDAEVIRNFNREMKDLKQQGKFNGKYIMVGNLGKPNFMNINSSKSKTDHIIAYTSGSGYSTNIAYDDNVRVRKTRKAPNSDNIYVIRKTGTGSRSNNDTHYEFRTKDSSSIEFQSAGDMPVINSPNSKVRIISQDGKPLYMVDDEIQNKEFVDLIDPEEIASIMVLKGDNAIKEYGEKGKNGIIKIRTKKYHGENNDSTFLIRKSFNDDQIKALKSEVENKTGYTLNLMNIERNKEGLITNIQVKFHKQDRMVQSNYSDINGVPDILFGLKEGGGLLISASK from the coding sequence ATGGAAAGTTTTTTAATATATCTATTTAAAGCCTCTGCCCTTCTCGGTATCTTTTTCCTGTGCTATTTGCTCCTGCTTCAAAAGGAAACCTCTTTTCAATTGAACAGAAAATATCTTCTGGCCGGTTTGACCATCTCTTTTATCCTGCCAGCCATCTATTTTACCAGGAAAGTCTACATTCAGGCAAATACAGCGTCTTATGATTTTTTAGCCGAAGCTACAGAGATTTCATACACTCCTATCCAAAATTCTACGGACTGGTGGCAGATCACAGGTATTATATATATAGTAATTACCGGGTTCTTTATTCTAAGACTTGGCCTGCAGCTTCGTGCAGTTTTAAAAATAATTTTAACGCATTCTTTTTATAAAAATTCAGGATTAAGGTATCTGGAAAACTCAGAAAATCAACTGCCATTCTCATTTTTCAATTACATAATATTTAATCCAGAAAAGCACTCTGTAAAAGAATTAGAGTTGATTCTAGAACATGAAAAAGTACACGCCCGGCAGTTACATTCAGTAGACGTCCTCATCGTAAATCTTTTATGCTGCATTCTATGGTTTAATCCATTCGCCTGGCTTTATAAAAAGTTGGTTGAGCAAAACCTTGAATTTATAGCAGATCGCGAAACTGTAGATAATAAAGCTGAAATTAAAGAATACCAGCGTGCCCTGGTAAAAGTTTCAACAGCCGATCTAAAGCCGGCACTTACTAATCATTTTTATCAATCATTTATCAAAAAACGAATTCTTATGTTAAACAAAAAATCATCAACACAAAGTCCTGCATGGAAAGTAAGCTTTGTAATGCCCTTATTGCTTGCTTTTATGCTATTGTTCAATGTAAATACCGAAGCACAGGTAGTTACAGAACAGGGGAACCAGGCAAATTCTGAAAAAACGGAAAAATCAGAAGCTCCTGAAGAAATGGAGATTGAAGAAGAAATTGAAATTAATGAAAAAGCAGAAGCTCCTGAAACTGAAATTGAAATTCATGAAAGTCCAGAAATAACCTGGACTACTGCAACGAGGAATCGCGGCAACGGTTTTTCTGATCTCGGGAATGACCCGCTTTATATTCTTAATGGCGAAAAATTCAAAGCTTCAAAATTGAAGAATAAGTATATAGGCCTGAATTCAGGAATTGAAATTCTAGTTGGTGATGAGGCGGTGAACCAATATGGAGAAGATGCTAAAAACGGTGTAATCATCATCCCGGATGCTGAAGTTATCAGAAATTTCAATAGGGAAATGAAAGATCTTAAGCAGCAGGGAAAATTCAATGGGAAATATATTATGGTTGGAAATTTAGGCAAGCCCAATTTCATGAATATAAATTCCAGTAAGAGCAAAACAGATCACATAATAGCTTATACTTCTGGAAGTGGCTATTCTACCAACATAGCATACGATGATAATGTAAGGGTTCGCAAAACCAGAAAAGCACCAAATTCAGACAATATATATGTGATTAGGAAGACTGGAACTGGTTCACGTTCCAATAACGATACTCACTATGAGTTTAGAACGAAAGATTCCAGTTCAATAGAATTTCAATCAGCCGGAGATATGCCTGTTATTAATTCCCCCAATTCAAAAGTTAGAATTATTTCTCAGGATGGCAAACCTCTTTATATGGTGGATGATGAAATTCAAAACAAGGAATTCGTTGACCTGATTGATCCTGAAGAAATTGCATCTATCATGGTTTTAAAAGGAGATAATGCTATTAAAGAGTACGGTGAAAAAGGAAAAAATGGAATTATTAAAATACGAACTAAGAAGTATCACGGAGAGAATAATGATTCCACTTTCTTAATAAGAAAGTCTTTTAATGATGATCAAATTAAAGCTCTAAAAAGCGAGGTGGAGAATAAGACCGGGTATACGCTAAATCTTATGAATATAGAACGAAATAAGGAGGGACTTATCACCAATATCCAAGTGAAGTTTCATAAACAAGATCGCATGGTACAGTCAAATTACAGCGATATAAACGGAGTTCCGGATATTCTATTTGGTCTTAAAGAAGGAGGCGGATTATTAATTTCTGCTTCAAAATAA
- a CDS encoding SsrA-binding protein, which translates to MKKQIFKAIARLNKKILPSYSKKGLDLQKASKLQMALIGWKLWVTKNSLD; encoded by the coding sequence ATGAAAAAGCAGATCTTTAAAGCCATAGCAAGGCTTAATAAAAAAATATTACCAAGCTATTCTAAAAAAGGACTTGATCTCCAAAAAGCAAGTAAGTTACAAATGGCCCTTATAGGCTGGAAGTTATGGGTTACAAAAAATTCCCTCGACTAG
- a CDS encoding sigma-70 family RNA polymerase sigma factor, translated as MSSKTDHIVAHLFRTEYGKLVAILTRIFGAAHIQLAEDIVQDTLISALDDWSKNGVPENPEGWLMLVAKRKVLNELKRNKMKREHHLQKMQNEYSPEEIGTIFFENEIQDSQLRMIFTCCHPDLNTESQISLILKTLCGFGVKEVANALLSNEPAINKRLYRAKNTIRESNLLFEIPEGKELESRLETVLLTLYLLFNEGYNSSVGDDIIKKDLCLEAVRLTKLLSTHFRENRRTSALLALMCFHIARFEARIDDHGGIVLFEDQNRDLWNMEMIEIGMAHLRSSLGDSSLSSYHIEACIAAEHCSANSFESTNWKSIQKLYRLLENFKPNAIIKLNLAIIESKFKGYKASLKMLKDLAEEKELKNYHLLPATQGIFHMKLGNYNEAIKFLEKAQKLNPSAAENSHINSKILECKNSLSS; from the coding sequence TTGTCTTCTAAAACCGATCATATTGTAGCGCATCTTTTTCGTACGGAATACGGAAAACTGGTCGCCATTTTAACCAGAATATTTGGAGCTGCCCATATACAGCTGGCAGAAGATATTGTTCAGGACACCCTGATCTCGGCCCTGGATGACTGGAGCAAAAATGGAGTACCAGAAAACCCTGAAGGATGGTTAATGCTGGTGGCTAAAAGAAAGGTTCTCAATGAACTTAAACGCAACAAGATGAAACGGGAACATCATCTGCAGAAGATGCAGAATGAGTACAGCCCAGAGGAAATTGGAACCATTTTTTTTGAAAATGAAATCCAGGATAGCCAGTTAAGAATGATCTTCACCTGTTGCCATCCCGATTTAAATACAGAATCGCAAATTTCGCTTATTCTGAAAACACTTTGCGGATTTGGAGTAAAAGAGGTAGCGAATGCCTTACTCTCCAATGAACCTGCCATTAACAAGAGGTTATACCGGGCAAAGAACACTATTAGAGAATCCAATCTGTTATTTGAAATTCCCGAAGGAAAAGAACTGGAAAGCAGACTTGAAACGGTCTTACTCACTCTCTACTTACTTTTCAACGAAGGCTATAATTCCAGCGTAGGGGACGATATTATTAAAAAAGATCTTTGTCTGGAAGCGGTAAGATTAACAAAATTACTCAGCACCCATTTTAGAGAGAATAGAAGAACATCAGCATTACTGGCATTGATGTGTTTCCATATTGCCAGATTTGAAGCCAGGATAGATGATCACGGTGGCATTGTACTCTTCGAAGATCAAAATCGTGATCTATGGAATATGGAAATGATAGAAATAGGAATGGCCCATCTAAGATCTTCCCTCGGCGATTCTTCGCTTTCTTCTTATCATATAGAAGCTTGTATCGCTGCCGAGCATTGTTCTGCTAATAGTTTTGAAAGTACCAACTGGAAAAGTATTCAGAAATTATATCGCCTTCTGGAAAATTTTAAACCGAATGCCATCATAAAACTTAACCTTGCAATCATCGAAAGCAAGTTTAAAGGCTATAAGGCATCCCTTAAAATGCTAAAGGATCTCGCCGAAGAAAAGGAACTTAAGAATTATCATTTACTTCCAGCTACCCAGGGAATTTTCCATATGAAACTAGGAAATTATAATGAGGCAATTAAATTTCTTGAAAAAGCTCAGAAATTAAATCCGTCAGCAGCAGAAAACAGCCACATAAACAGCAAAATTTTAGAATGCAAAAACTCACTCTCTTCCTGA
- a CDS encoding group III truncated hemoglobin, whose product MKDIQNRKDIELLVDEFYKLVIKDELIGHLFTQIVKLDWNVHIPVMYDFWETSLLGKTKYKGNPMLRHIELNRKETLKPEHFDRWLSLWEQSIKSNFKGEKAGMAIQRGHQIAELMKFKIEKHS is encoded by the coding sequence TTGAAAGATATTCAAAATAGAAAAGACATAGAATTACTAGTTGATGAATTCTATAAATTGGTAATTAAAGATGAATTAATTGGCCATCTTTTCACACAGATAGTAAAACTAGATTGGAACGTTCATATTCCGGTGATGTATGATTTTTGGGAAACCAGTCTGCTTGGAAAAACAAAATATAAAGGAAATCCTATGCTAAGGCATATTGAATTAAACAGGAAAGAAACTTTAAAACCTGAACATTTTGATCGCTGGCTAAGCCTTTGGGAACAAAGTATTAAATCGAACTTTAAAGGAGAAAAAGCAGGGATGGCTATCCAAAGAGGGCATCAAATTGCTGAGTTAATGAAATTTAAAATCGAAAAGCACTCCTAA
- a CDS encoding SRPBCC domain-containing protein, whose translation MEIKHNLTIKTSPETIFKAVSTEKGITGWWCKDAKVGEAEGEKSLLKFNKQGTIVPMGFETIRLDSNKKVVWECIDNPNPAWIGTKLTTEISKTEDGAEVIFSHSEFDEKWKGQEPFEMTKQGWRHFMDSLVSYCEIGEGQAW comes from the coding sequence ATGGAAATTAAACACAATTTAACGATCAAAACCTCACCTGAAACTATTTTCAAAGCGGTATCTACTGAAAAAGGAATTACAGGATGGTGGTGTAAAGATGCTAAGGTGGGTGAGGCTGAAGGAGAAAAGTCTCTTTTAAAATTCAACAAACAAGGTACTATTGTACCTATGGGATTTGAAACAATACGCCTTGATTCAAACAAAAAAGTAGTTTGGGAGTGTATAGATAATCCCAACCCAGCATGGATTGGGACTAAATTAACTACTGAAATTTCTAAGACTGAAGACGGAGCTGAAGTTATTTTCTCCCATTCTGAATTTGATGAAAAATGGAAAGGCCAGGAGCCTTTTGAGATGACCAAACAGGGTTGGCGGCATTTTATGGATAGTCTTGTTTCTTATTGTGAGATCGGAGAAGGGCAGGCCTGGTAA
- a CDS encoding type I phosphomannose isomerase catalytic subunit, with protein MKSNKEFIPYGIKFKPILKDKIWGGSKLKDFLGKSASAQAGESWEISTVKGDISEVNNGVYKGLKFVELLEVFQNEILGKYVVDKFGGNFPLLIKYIDASKNLSVQVHPGDEMARKKHNSYGKTEMWYIMQADPGSMINVGWKNKISPEEYSESLKKGTITDHLNFIKVDRGDTFFIKAGKVHAIGEGVMLAEIQQTSDVTYRVYDWDRVDENGTSRELHIESAGQAMNFNLKDDYTVDYEPVKNESINLVDCEFFTTNIIEVHSKAVKDYSLLDSFVIFMNVSGTAKIDVDGKEEVIEYGESILIPAMANSVIIQGEKAKLLEILISN; from the coding sequence ATGAAATCGAATAAAGAATTTATCCCTTACGGAATTAAATTTAAACCCATTTTAAAAGATAAAATCTGGGGAGGTTCGAAATTGAAGGATTTTCTAGGCAAGTCGGCTTCTGCTCAAGCAGGTGAAAGTTGGGAAATCTCGACTGTAAAAGGTGATATTTCTGAGGTGAATAATGGAGTATATAAAGGTTTAAAGTTTGTCGAATTACTTGAGGTTTTTCAAAATGAAATTTTAGGGAAGTACGTAGTTGATAAATTTGGCGGTAATTTTCCATTACTGATCAAATATATTGATGCTTCTAAAAACTTATCCGTTCAGGTACATCCAGGGGATGAAATGGCTAGGAAAAAGCATAACTCCTATGGAAAAACCGAAATGTGGTATATTATGCAAGCTGATCCTGGTTCTATGATAAACGTTGGATGGAAGAATAAAATAAGTCCTGAAGAATATAGTGAAAGCTTGAAAAAAGGGACTATAACAGATCATCTCAATTTCATTAAAGTAGATCGAGGAGATACTTTCTTTATTAAGGCTGGGAAAGTTCATGCCATTGGAGAAGGGGTTATGTTAGCTGAAATTCAACAAACTTCAGATGTAACATATAGAGTCTATGACTGGGATAGAGTGGATGAAAATGGTACTTCACGAGAACTACATATAGAGTCAGCAGGTCAGGCTATGAATTTTAATCTTAAGGATGATTATACCGTGGATTACGAGCCAGTGAAAAATGAGTCTATCAATCTAGTAGACTGTGAATTTTTTACAACGAATATTATCGAAGTACATAGTAAGGCGGTAAAAGATTATTCATTGTTAGATTCCTTTGTTATTTTTATGAACGTTTCAGGAACGGCGAAAATCGATGTTGACGGTAAGGAAGAAGTAATTGAATATGGAGAATCAATCTTAATACCTGCAATGGCAAATTCAGTTATTATTCAAGGTGAGAAAGCTAAACTTTTAGAGATTTTAATATCTAATTAA
- a CDS encoding adenine phosphoribosyltransferase — translation MELKSYVREIPDFPKKGVSYKDITPLLLDPEAMGLAVKLFMDKLPHGKIDKVVGIESRGFFFATLLAEKLKAGFIPVRKPGKLPHKTHKENYDLEYGSDSLEIHEDAIKKGEKVLLHDDVLATGGTAAATCKLIEKCGGEIVQCNFLVELEFLKGIDKLENYYVSSLIKYS, via the coding sequence ATGGAATTAAAATCTTATGTTCGGGAAATTCCAGATTTCCCAAAAAAAGGAGTTAGTTATAAAGATATTACCCCACTTTTATTAGATCCTGAAGCCATGGGGCTGGCAGTAAAATTGTTTATGGATAAGCTGCCTCATGGAAAAATTGATAAAGTGGTTGGGATAGAATCTCGTGGCTTTTTCTTTGCTACATTACTAGCCGAAAAATTGAAGGCTGGTTTTATACCCGTTCGTAAGCCGGGGAAACTTCCGCACAAAACTCATAAAGAAAATTATGATCTGGAATATGGAAGTGACTCTTTAGAGATACATGAAGATGCGATTAAAAAGGGAGAGAAAGTTTTACTGCATGATGATGTGCTTGCTACTGGAGGAACAGCGGCTGCTACCTGTAAATTAATTGAAAAGTGTGGCGGAGAAATTGTTCAATGTAACTTTCTGGTTGAATTAGAGTTTCTGAAAGGAATTGATAAACTTGAAAACTATTATGTTTCCTCCCTTATTAAATACTCCTAG
- a CDS encoding RidA family protein has translation MKILVTCSLLLFFTLSLKAQTPEQRLSQLEIELPEVTKPSANFVKWRKAGNLLFLSGDGSSKKGKLGKDITIQEGYEAARQTGIEIIATLKEACGDLSNIKQFVKVRGMVNSTQDFYDQPKVINGFSDLMVEVFGEKGKHARAAVGHCSLPSNIALEIEVIVELEE, from the coding sequence ATGAAAATTCTTGTCACTTGTTCGCTGCTCCTTTTTTTCACCCTATCTCTAAAAGCTCAAACTCCGGAACAAAGACTCTCACAGCTGGAAATTGAATTACCTGAAGTAACAAAACCTTCAGCCAACTTCGTAAAATGGCGTAAAGCAGGGAACCTCCTTTTTTTATCTGGAGATGGTAGTAGTAAGAAAGGAAAGTTAGGTAAAGACATCACGATCCAGGAAGGCTATGAGGCTGCTCGCCAAACAGGAATTGAAATTATTGCCACGCTTAAGGAGGCATGTGGCGATTTAAGTAATATCAAACAATTTGTAAAAGTACGCGGAATGGTAAATTCTACTCAAGATTTTTACGATCAGCCCAAGGTGATCAATGGATTTTCAGACCTTATGGTAGAAGTCTTTGGTGAAAAAGGAAAACATGCCCGGGCTGCAGTAGGTCATTGTTCCCTACCTTCTAACATCGCTTTGGAAATTGAGGTCATCGTTGAACTGGAAGAATAA
- a CDS encoding carboxypeptidase regulatory-like domain-containing protein: MKRLLLLFTLAIFNIVPTLAQVTTAEISGDVFYEGDTPLPGANVTAVHTPTGTTYGAVTNFDGGFNLLNLRVGGPYKISVSYVGFKTSVIEGVELNLGQTYNVTIEMISDATQLDAVVITGTKNQIINSDRTGAETNIGRKELKTLPTISRSASDFYRLEPTASSNGSFGGRNDQFNNFSLDGSIFNNPFGLDAATPGGQTNAQPVSLDAIDQIQVSTAPYDVTQAGFTGASVNAVTKSGTNEIEGTVYGFYRNEDMTGDKVGGDDIIVPDLKQAQYGVSIGAPIIKDKLFVFANFEKDDREDLGSNFVASRPGLTGSNVSRVSAEDLDYVSNQLSSLGYETGAYEGYTHETGSTKGILKLDWNINQKHRLAFIYNFLDASRDLPANPEAIGRRGPDLTTLQFRNSGYTINNKIDSWLVELNSNFGNNISNKFQAGYTFFDDSRDPFSAPAPPINIQKNGVRYIVAGHEPFSINNRLEQHVYQITNNLNLVAGNHTFTFGGSFERFDFDNSFNLGAYDYAGNADQGTGPISTFFDAFTSVRIDPNNPGSSFEDAINNGTIAAALNSAQNTFDSRNANDSWALAETNVGQLAFYAQDRWKINDDFTFTYGLRVDKPLYFDTEEKIQENIDRLAGGTFPDGDYQPGITYFDENGDEVKLNSLDLPSNDLLWSPRLGFNWDVMGNNKLQLRGGTGIFTGRLPFVWIGNQVANPAFYFYQTTAPDFQFPQVWRNSLGADYRFENGLVATTDLIYTKDINAQMVRNYGLSTPSGTLNGVDSRPVYLDSDRAVNEFGGITNAYVFTNTDVGYSFNWSVKLAKSFEKDFYASIAYNYLKSEDASSLDAEISSDAYDRNPALGNVNRAVSTPSRYGDKHRIVGQLNKEFNYGKDNRWRTSIGAFYEYAQGGRFSYTYSGDINNDGSVLNDLIYIPTQNELQQYTFTGTLAEQESQRQAFEQFIQQDEYLNDNRGDYAEKYGILSPWRGRWDVKVLQDYNFQVGEKTNTIQLSLDILNFGNLLNSDWGVIEIPVNDQPIGVSVGEDNTPVYTFGNQNRTFANDFSLQSRWQAQVGLRYIF, encoded by the coding sequence ATGAAACGATTATTACTGCTATTCACACTGGCAATTTTTAACATTGTTCCCACCCTGGCTCAGGTTACTACTGCTGAGATTAGTGGAGATGTCTTCTATGAAGGAGATACTCCTCTACCCGGAGCAAATGTTACGGCTGTACACACACCAACAGGAACGACCTATGGAGCGGTCACTAATTTTGACGGAGGCTTCAACCTTTTAAACCTTAGAGTTGGTGGACCTTATAAAATCTCTGTAAGCTACGTTGGCTTCAAAACTTCTGTAATTGAAGGAGTAGAGTTGAATCTTGGTCAAACCTACAATGTAACCATTGAAATGATTTCTGATGCAACACAGCTTGATGCTGTAGTGATCACCGGAACCAAAAACCAGATTATTAATAGCGATCGTACCGGAGCTGAAACGAATATTGGTAGAAAAGAATTAAAAACCTTACCTACGATCTCCAGATCAGCTTCAGATTTTTACCGTTTAGAGCCAACAGCTTCCAGCAATGGATCTTTTGGAGGTAGAAACGACCAGTTTAACAATTTTAGTCTTGACGGTTCTATTTTCAATAATCCTTTTGGACTCGATGCTGCGACTCCAGGAGGCCAAACAAATGCACAACCTGTTTCTTTAGATGCAATAGACCAGATCCAGGTTTCTACTGCTCCTTATGATGTAACCCAGGCTGGTTTTACAGGTGCTTCTGTAAATGCTGTTACCAAGAGTGGTACCAATGAAATTGAAGGAACTGTGTATGGTTTCTATCGTAATGAGGATATGACCGGAGACAAAGTTGGCGGTGACGATATTATTGTTCCAGATCTTAAACAGGCTCAGTATGGAGTTAGTATCGGAGCTCCGATTATAAAGGATAAATTATTTGTTTTCGCGAATTTTGAAAAAGATGACAGGGAAGATCTTGGATCTAATTTTGTTGCCAGCAGACCTGGATTAACAGGATCTAACGTTTCCCGAGTATCGGCCGAAGATCTTGATTATGTATCCAATCAGTTATCTTCTTTAGGTTATGAAACCGGTGCTTATGAAGGTTATACCCATGAGACTGGCTCTACAAAGGGAATTTTGAAATTGGACTGGAACATCAACCAGAAGCATCGTTTGGCTTTTATTTACAACTTCCTGGATGCTTCAAGAGACCTTCCAGCAAATCCTGAAGCTATAGGTCGAAGAGGACCAGACCTTACCACCCTTCAGTTTAGAAATTCAGGGTATACCATTAACAATAAAATTGATTCATGGTTAGTAGAGCTTAACTCTAACTTCGGAAATAATATTTCTAATAAATTCCAGGCTGGTTATACATTTTTTGACGATAGCCGTGATCCTTTTTCTGCTCCTGCACCGCCTATCAATATTCAGAAAAATGGTGTAAGATATATTGTTGCAGGTCATGAACCTTTTTCTATAAATAACAGACTTGAACAGCACGTGTACCAGATCACTAACAACTTAAATCTTGTTGCTGGTAATCACACATTCACTTTTGGAGGTAGTTTTGAAAGATTTGATTTCGACAACTCCTTTAACCTTGGAGCTTATGATTATGCTGGAAACGCAGATCAGGGAACAGGCCCTATTAGCACCTTCTTTGATGCATTTACCAGCGTTAGAATAGATCCTAATAATCCAGGTTCTTCTTTTGAAGATGCAATTAATAATGGAACTATTGCTGCAGCGCTTAACAGTGCTCAAAATACATTCGACTCTAGAAATGCAAATGATAGCTGGGCGTTAGCTGAAACAAATGTTGGTCAGCTGGCCTTTTATGCCCAGGATAGATGGAAAATCAATGATGATTTCACTTTTACTTATGGACTTCGAGTGGATAAACCACTTTATTTTGATACTGAAGAAAAGATCCAGGAAAATATAGATCGTCTTGCAGGTGGAACGTTTCCTGATGGAGATTACCAGCCAGGAATTACTTACTTCGATGAAAATGGCGACGAGGTAAAACTTAACAGTCTTGATTTACCTTCTAACGATCTTTTGTGGTCTCCAAGACTTGGTTTCAACTGGGATGTTATGGGTAATAATAAATTACAACTACGTGGTGGAACAGGGATCTTTACCGGTAGACTACCATTTGTATGGATTGGTAACCAGGTTGCCAACCCTGCATTCTATTTCTACCAGACCACAGCGCCAGATTTTCAATTCCCGCAAGTTTGGAGAAACAGCTTAGGTGCCGATTATAGATTTGAAAACGGACTAGTTGCCACAACCGACCTTATCTACACAAAAGACATCAACGCTCAAATGGTTAGAAACTATGGTCTTTCTACACCTTCAGGAACTTTAAATGGAGTAGACAGTCGTCCTGTTTATCTTGATAGTGACAGAGCTGTAAATGAATTTGGTGGAATTACAAATGCTTACGTATTTACCAATACAGATGTTGGATATTCTTTTAACTGGTCTGTAAAGCTGGCAAAAAGTTTTGAAAAAGATTTCTACGCAAGTATTGCTTACAACTACTTAAAATCTGAAGATGCAAGTTCTCTGGATGCAGAGATCTCTAGTGATGCCTACGATAGAAATCCAGCACTGGGAAATGTGAACAGAGCAGTAAGCACTCCTTCAAGATATGGTGATAAGCATAGAATTGTTGGACAATTGAATAAAGAATTCAACTACGGAAAAGACAATCGTTGGAGAACTTCTATTGGAGCATTTTATGAGTATGCACAGGGAGGTAGATTCTCTTATACGTATTCAGGAGATATCAATAATGACGGGTCTGTATTGAATGATCTTATTTATATTCCTACACAAAACGAACTTCAGCAGTATACCTTCACAGGGACGCTTGCAGAACAGGAATCTCAGAGACAGGCTTTTGAGCAGTTTATTCAGCAGGACGAATACTTAAATGACAATCGTGGCGATTATGCCGAAAAATACGGAATTCTTAGCCCATGGAGAGGACGCTGGGATGTAAAAGTTCTTCAGGATTATAACTTCCAGGTAGGCGAAAAGACAAATACAATTCAGTTAAGTCTTGATATCCTTAATTTCGGAAACCTGTTAAATTCAGATTGGGGAGTTATTGAAATTCCTGTAAACGATCAGCCAATTGGTGTTAGTGTTGGAGAGGATAATACTCCCGTTTACACATTTGGAAATCAAAACAGAACCTTTGCCAATGACTTCAGTCTTCAATCAAGATGGCAGGCACAGGTTGGATTGCGTTATATTTTCTAG